The DNA region ttatccttcaaatatctTTGCAGCGCGCAGTTGAAATGTCGACGAACGATTTATTGTTTGCTGCGTgggatgtttacttttcagAGTTCTCTGTTACGACTGTATGGACAAACAAACACGTTCTGTAAGAATATGTAAACGTTCCCTCACcttgaattgaattttaaacGAACATTTTTAACGTAGGGTACCAAAGggaaattggggaatatcacttcGATTATACCCGTGAAAAACCCATCTACCAATCGTAggcgagcaaaaatatttgacggATTTTaagaaaacactttttcttcttttcctcatAGATTTTCGCGCTTTGCACTCGTCACCAGGCGCTCGCACCTGTTTGTCTGAGAAAGAATCAATTTAGGCCGAATCAATGAATATGTGTCACCAAACAGATGTTCACCCAAACTTACCAATGCCgtttatcaataaaattaacTCGGCTCGGCAAACCTATTATCTGATACAGACTTTATAATTTGTGGATTTGCCTTtttcagattaaaatttaaaggaaaattgtttattgttttgCGATCACAAAGACTgcttcatttttatttgctgaAAGATGTCAACAGAAACAGCTTCTTCATCTTCGTCACCCAATTCCCCCGTCAAGTCAACCATGATGTGTGGTCAATTCTTGTTTTTGgaatttctgatattttttgtCATATTCTTAGTAGGTTTTGCAAGCAATATTTCGTTTATTTTGCTGAGTTGTAAGACAGGAAATAATTCCAAATCCTACAGCAAGAACTGCAATGACTATCTGCTTCACTGCTCCATTGCAAACTTGATCCTTATGGTCAGAATGCCCTTTGATATCATCAGCTTCACAACAAATGGATCTTGGTTTTTTGGGGAGTATTCCTGCAGGTAAGTCAAAGAGTTTTAATCAGTTTGGAGACGCAACCCTTAACTTTCCGCACACTCGATCTGATAACTTCAATCTACTTTCAAAGTAACTTCACTTGTTCAGTTATGCTGAATTCCTCTCAATGCCTCCTATTTAAATTCAACTTTAGAAAGTTTCgcttttatttcactttgtctCTTCGAAGATATGAATCCGTAAATGTGACTGAGACAATTCGCCAACCTCGGCTATTCAGTCACTGACCAGGAtttaaaatgagtttttttcGCGTGTgcgtttttctctttttactttttccttacttttacaaatatttttttgtacaaaaataaacagcagTTTTTGTTCGTCAAGTTTTATGAACCAAATTTTGTGAACACTGAGGCATCTTCAAGGTGGAAGCAATCTTTCTTCCTGATTGGCAAATGACGAAAGAAGCGATCCAATTTTCGTGCGAGCtcgaaaatttgcatttttattaaAGGCCAAATTATAGTAAGCGTAAATGATTCTCTGCGTGTAGAATGGATATGAAAGAAAATGCTGGAAAACATTAAGACTGAATAGCAATTTGTCTCGCTTTTGGAGGATACAAAATGAACACAGCTTGTCTAAATATTTATTATCGTTTCCGCTTCTGTGACTCGACTGTTGTGTTTTACTGATAAAAGGGGTTTACGATTTAGCTGGAAAATCgatccaaaaaaaaatgaagtgaatTAACGTCGTAGCGAGAAATCTCTTCAGAAAATTACCACGTAGCTTCCTCAAAAAACACATTCAAAGACAGGAACCAAGTGAGACCTCGTAAAAAACGGAAATATACACTTTGGTGCCTCAACGGATTGAATAATTATGTGAACAACTAAGCTTCCCTTCATTGGGaatggtggggggggggggtgtatTCAGCAACGCGGCTTGTCTGCAGAGGTTCCTAATTATTTGAGGTGGCGAGGGAGCCGAAGATTCCCTTTCTGTAAGACATTTGGTTGAAAAATCGTATGCTTCTGCTCAGAACAGCCGCGGCATGTTTCACTTACACCTTCCCATGTTCTGATAGAAATATTGCGATTCAAACCGTCTTTAATCAGAGGAAAACCAAACGTCGACTTCCGGTGAATTACTAAATAACTAAAACTTAATTTCTTTGCATTTCATTTCCAGCTTGCACTTTTTTGTCGAACGTGCGATTTACATTGCCATAGCAACCCATATCATGAATATGGCGCGCGATGCTTATACCCCATTTGGGTTTCCTACCCAGCCCTCTTCCTGTACAACCAACTGGGTTATGTCGTTGGTGTTTGCGTTCCCCTTGCTGTTCACCTCCCTAGTAAGGATACCTGGGAGGTGCACACGCTGCACACTGATAAACAACAGCTTGGGTCGAATGCCAGTGTTTCAGTGGACTGAATACCTGTACGTGGCCATCTTGCCTGTGATGACGGTTTGCTTTTACTGCAATAAGTTTGGTGTGCACCCAGACTATGAAGCCCTTGACAAAGCTGGTAAGAATAAATGTAGCTTATCACTTTGACTCGAAAAAGATCTTCGCGCGATCTTACTCAATGTTTACACAAATTAAGCTCCGGGGATTGAGGTGCGTACCAGCTTAGTTGTTACCGCGGTGAGGTCTTGGTCGAAAGAAGGCAAGTTTCAGGTACAGGCCAGACCCATGCATTTCTTCAGTCAGAAGTAAAGATGTGTAACCGGCTGGATACGCCAGGGACATCCGACAGAATGCCTGGTAGTGACCTGTGCATTCTTCCCtggaaagggggaaggggaagtAGTAACAATCCACTCACTTACGCATCATTCAGAAAACTAGGAAAAGCCTTTGGGGTCATAAGACTTCCGCGcaaatttaaccttttgatttaatatttttgtgGGATGAAGTGATTGTCAAACAAAGGCCAAGAGTTGATTGTTACGCCCCGAAAGTGTTTAGTTTGCGACCCGGAACCAGCCATTTCTGGAGTATCATCTCACCAGCTTGATTTTCATTACTAGTTTGATGAGGCCACAATCAATCAGattcgtattttttttccatctcagTAAATCAATTTAATGGATAGAGTAGTGAAAGCAATGACTACAACAAAAACTTTTAAGCCCAGCTCCACTTATtctggcattttttttttcaataccaGTTTTTTAAACAGCATTCTAACGAAAGATAATTTTATACTCCTACCCCCAGACCCAGATGACCACAATGGCCAAACCAAGATGAAATTGCGCAGGATTTGCCTTACACTTGCTACGACCATTTTTATCTGTACCAGTCCAGCACGGCTTACCGAGATCGCGGGTGGAAACTTTGAATTGTGGCCTGGAAGCCggatcattttcttctttattcctCGGTTGCTGATTTATGGGCAGACCATAATATTCAGTGTAGTGTGTGCCTTTTCCTTTCCAAGCTTCTACCAAGAGGCTAAGATTGCAACAAAGAGAATATGCAGCTGCCGTATCCACCGCCTCATCCAGCATAAGACCCTCACTGAACAGTGAAATGATAATTCATTCCCCTTTCGGCTcctattttgtttcttttaacgTAACTTTGGGTAACTGTATAAAAGAGTACTTCGCAGCCCTCAAATGACTCCTTTAACGGGGATTTGTGTTTACAGTTCTGTCTCCATTCGCATAAGCGCCTTATATCCACCTGTAAGAGTTACAGGAATGTTATttctaaaaatcaaaattaaaggCCATGGTTATCCACCGTCGCACGTAAATTGATCCCGCAGAAGAGCTACTGCATTATCtgacaaaaatataaaacaagTTCTCACTATGAAAATATGTATTATTCTTAGAATTAATAtaagataaatttaaaacaattgatGTTGGTAATTGAGAATAAAGAACCCGGCTAACCCGCCAACCATGAGAATGAGTATCATATTTTTGAAACAGGAAATATTCCGGTATTTCTCTAATATGTACATAATAGATAAATATGATTGCtggtttcctttttcaaaattagTCGTTGGACGGATTACGATTTGCATTGAAAGAAGGACTAATTTAATTATCGGGTTCGAATCTAGTCGAAGCCTTAATGTTTTCACGTCTCTTTCCTTTTCGGCAATCACTTAATCGCAGCTTAAGGatcagtaaatatttttagcgtGGGGCAGAACATTTGGGGGATCAGTCGTGGCTAGAGGAGTATAAAGGAGTGAGCTatagaaaaatgactgctaagTAACTGTTAACAAGGGGAGATCATCAGAGTATCACATGGGGATCAGGCAGGAGGGTTCGAGGACGTCCTCTCCATGAACCGTCTGGATATAAGCCAACCCCAATTTCGTacgtaaaagtttttttttttttttctttttttcatcaagatATTGCCAGGAGATGCTAATCGGTTGTCAATTACTGCAATGTATTGCAGTAATTCTGTCAGCTTTACTCTAAAAAAAGTCACTATTTACAGTattcattgtttatttgcgAAGTTTTGTTGTCGTTCTCTCCATCAGTTTTGAATGAAACTGATGGATTCCACATAATTCTTAAATTATGTGGAATCGAGAATGACTTTTGTTTCGAGGAATCCACATAATATTGAGCTAATGAATTGAGTGGCCCATTACATCTCAAAAAAGTtgaccaatcaaattcaatgcttctttaatttaaatgtcATTACACCGCATTGAAGCTCATAGCGTGACAGCCGACAGTTCTTACTATTTGCAGCACAACGTTGCACAAGTTTCGCGTTGTCGCTAAATAACATTACCAGAATGCGGCTGAAGGGGTCCATTTTCCGATTAGCGACAATTTATGTGATCTTCGTTCTTCTTCCAGAAGGTGAGCAGtctaaataaaatcaaattcaaaggttcaagttaaaatgaaatttttaccAACAGGAATTCGTCGGAGATACCGAGAAAAAACAAGGCCCTTCTCTATTAACGTAAACTAATAATGCTTTAAATAGACACAAACAACACGTCaatatcaaatatttctttcagtaGTGCCGACCAAAGGCTTTCAGCTCAGTTCAAGTTTGTCTGTACTGGCCTTTCAGATTCTAAAACATGTCGCTTGCTTTATGCAAATAAAATGTGCGGATGTTTTCGATTCTTTAGTCAAGTACACATTATTCTTAACCAATGCACCGTAACTGTCGCTTTTTTAATCCACTAAAACAATATCCGTAGTCCACAAAGAAccattaatgaaagaaaatagtgAAAATATGTTATTCAATCATCGAAACAAACATGTTCTGACTATAGTTCCATATCAGACACTTAAAGCGTGTACAAACGGTCTGTTAAGATCTTCAGAtagtttttaaattaattaaacttAATTTCTGAATATTCTATAGGAATTGGAAATTTTTGACCAGGAGACCTTCTCTAACAAACTAGGTTATTTTTCCATCGAAAAAGAAAGGGAACGAAATTGAAATATGCGTGACATAGATTGATAACGTGTTTGCCGCCCAGTGTTTGATGCGAGGACCCCATACAAAGTTAACGCGTCTAAAAAAAACCCGCTGGACAAGTTACGTTAGGTGACAGCTGCGGAAATTATTACCAAGGAATGAAGCACGCAATtcaattgatttattttgaaacactGATAGTCATTCGGCAGGCgagagaaaatttaattaatgcCAACTAATAAGGCTGCAAAGAGTGAAATTATTACTGACATTATCAGTTTATGATAAACTGTTTgtcgttttaaaaaaatgttgttgaaCTCTAAGTCTGAAGGTCCTTTGAAGAGAGGATCTGGGAAGAGTACTGAGCCATGAGATGGGGCCGCAAAATTCCCCACCCCAAAGAGTCCCTTTTGTCCCAAATATTTTAAGCGCGGCCAAACAGTTGCTAAATCTTAGGTTTACAACAGTATCCATGATTTGTCTTCCTTATTGCTCCCGAGCCTTTACAATATTGTCTGGGACAACTTAATAAACgataaaatgaaatcaaaattcttTGTTAAGTATGGTGTTGTGGCATTTAGGTGACACATGTTGGATTAAAGCATATTGAAAACCATTGTTTAACCGTGTAAAAATCTTTATCACTCATTTCCGGAtcaataaaaatgatgataagtCAAGAgtaataaaatttcaaatcatgGAGACAACTTGCCAGGATGCAAGAATGCCTTATATAGTACATCAACTTATCATGACGTATTAACAATTTGTGGCTTTTTATCACGGACCAGGCCTGATCACGGACCTGCTACTGCATGTTACGTCACAAGATAAACACTAATCCATCTCCAGTAATGATTAATCAAAATGGCGGACCGAATGGCAGTAATTGACAAAAATACGGAAAATCCAAAGACCGATTATACGCTTCAGAATTGTTAGATTTTTCAGTCCTTTTTCAGCGTGATCTACATACAGGATATGATTGCATTCTTTTTTGGGCCatagtaaaaattttaaagtttgaatCACAATTATGAAAGATCAAGTTTATTTTTGGCTTCGAGATAAATCTGGAAGGATGTGGAACGAACTCGTGGACCTTCCCACGGTTCGTTCCATGCTATTTGTCCGCTGCTGTTTCCTGTGGGGGTGACGTACCACTGATTCTTACGGCGTTAAAAGTATGTATACATACGTAATCTGCACGGAAATTTCTTGATGTATTTTCATTTCCGCGCCGATATTGCTCTGAATTGGTGTTTTCTTGATAAATAGGCTGTTTTATAGTACTTTGCTATGTAATTTTGCCGGTGGAAACTTCTGAGCAGTTCTCCAGTGGGTGCGCCATCCGGTGCGTGACACGTGAACTCCGAGTTAACAACACCAGCATAGGTTATTAGCAACTGGAGtagcaaataaaatattttttcttgagaGAACTTCGGCAAACGAGAGTAATTCAATATAAGCTTGGCCCTCCAATCACCTCCTCCACTTAATTATCTGTGATATCTGGTCATCCcaattctttgttttgcttcCGAAACCGACGTAACACATTTTAGCAAAGAATGTCAAAGTAAACATTGAGCGAAGGAATCCAGTCACTAGTAACCGTGATGAAAGCTAATAATCAAACACAGCCCCTCTATCACAACCTCAACTTTAAAACATATGAAATTTTACCTTTACCCGATCGACAACAGAAATCTACTTATTGTTATCCGTGGTCTAAATTCCGGCATCAAAACGTGAGACATCTCATATTCGCAAACGTCATAATTCTGAGGTGCGGTTGTTGACACACACAGCGGAGGTGAATCGCTGACACATTTCCACGTTCCCTTGGATAAAAACCACGTCGCTTTCGGACATTCAACCAGTTTATCTTTGACGTGCAAGTGAGACATCTTCGATAACCTAGACGAGAATGACGCTGAATTTATGTGTGGCGCTTTTGAGTTGTACACTGTTGTTAGCATTCTGTCGTTGTGGTGAGTCGATATATTCATGATTTTAAGTAATTCAAATTGTGACGTTATTGTTGCTATTACCGGCTGATTTCAATGTAGCAATCGTTTTTTGTGAACGCTTGTATAAGTATGAAGGCAAGGTCTCCTCGACCTTTGAGAAAATGTCTCATTCATGTCAAATGAAAGCAATTTGCGGTCgctattcatttaaaaaacactcgaAGAAAGGACTATAACTCATATTTCCAGAGACTGATGACTGAAGGCATGAGTTTATTTATTGTAGGGAACTCGAGTTATTGAGGGTAAATATCCACGATTGTTACAACCAAAAGGCCAACAAAATTTGCCTTTGAGTCAGCCATTTATTCACTGAGTAAATTGCAACTAAATAAGGAATTGTAGTTAGTGTAAGTCAAAAGGTCAGGATTAGATTCACCTATCAACGATTTCATTTCAGCGTGACTTTGACATAACCCAACAATGGCATGTGATTTGAGGTGTTTGGTTTCTCTTTATTTTGAGAAACATAGAGAATGAATAAGAAGTTGCAAATTTCCGTGCGCTGATTTTGTAATGAGTATGAATTTAGGCCGGAAAATTTAGGTAAAATGAAAGAACTCTGAAACACGAGGCTTATGAAACACGATCTCAGACAATGGTCCAAGGGAAAGCCATAAGATACAGAGATGAGTAACGACTTAAGCTTGACATGGGTAACCTTGGGGTTTAATTGACAAAATGAAGAAGGAAAGAGCAAAGCTGATTCAATTATCTTCACCTTGCCACGTAGATAAGCTTGATGTCTTTTTAAAGCGGATTTAATGTTATATCAGACCAGTACGTGCTTAATCCTTTAATCACGTGCTTCTCAACATTCCACGAGTAAAGTAGCGTAACTTGTGTACGAAATGACCTTTCTATTGGTTTACTGACGTAATAACTCAAGCGGGATGTTTGAAGGACACTCGAAACGTTTGCAAATCACTCGTCTCCGACTTGTGCCAATTGGAGAAAGCtcaaaaatgtaaacaaaaaagttCGCTTAGACACAATTTACCATAAAAACCTAACAATGAAAAAtctaaagtttgttttaaaatttagggATTAGTTGATTGATGGATGGAAGGAATGGCTAGAATGGCTTTTGCAGTCTCGTTTAGTAGGCTTGTGTGCATCACAAAAGTACCAACTTAACACATTTCTGATGGACATGCACCTGTGTCGTGTCTCCTCTTCGACTTGTAAATC from Pocillopora verrucosa isolate sample1 chromosome 1, ASM3666991v2, whole genome shotgun sequence includes:
- the LOC131772458 gene encoding uncharacterized protein produces the protein MVRMPFDIISFTTNGSWFFGEYSCSLHFFVERAIYIAIATHIMNMARDAYTPFGFPTQPSSCTTNWVMSLVFAFPLLFTSLVRIPGRCTRCTLINNSLGRMPVFQWTEYLYVAILPVMTVCFYCNKFGVHPDYEALDKADPDDHNGQTKMKLRRICLTLATTIFICTSPARLTEIAGGNFELWPGSRIIFFFIPRLLIYGQTIIFSVVCAFSFPSFYQEAKIATKRICSCRIHRLIQHKTLTEQ